From a region of the bacterium genome:
- a CDS encoding glycosyltransferase family 4 protein yields MRILLTAYVRFSNALTWHTFELAGGFHRAGHEVLLLCQRGSPLAKRLASAPFQTHSDFNLNRATPRDVIGGLRTMRRVLREFKPDILNPHCPPGHSYSALVRLLQGSRVPLIRTIADPRPPQRNPINFWLHRHHTDGVLFTTQSSLRRYENTFNQFPSRAKVILPGFRARDFSDEIKPSGLRQRLGLKETDLLAGVIARMSPEKGQEVLLEALSLLEPSERESVFVVIAGEDSRERGHRDLQALAERFGVHRRIQFLGKLDDVRPTMAELDVGIITSTRSEAICRVGLEYMSFGKPVITSDVNILPEVVQDGVSGWTFRNRDAHGLAKCLRDCLHHPDKRRSYGERGREIVRGALHLDHEVEETLAFYQEVMAAKRRTV; encoded by the coding sequence GTGAGAATCCTCCTGACTGCATACGTGCGTTTTTCCAACGCGTTGACATGGCACACGTTCGAACTGGCGGGAGGATTTCATCGAGCCGGGCACGAAGTCCTGCTGCTCTGTCAACGGGGGTCTCCGCTCGCGAAGCGATTGGCCAGTGCGCCGTTTCAGACCCACTCCGATTTCAATTTGAATCGAGCCACACCTCGCGACGTGATCGGTGGTTTGCGGACAATGAGACGCGTCCTTCGCGAATTCAAGCCGGATATCCTGAATCCTCACTGTCCGCCCGGACACAGCTATTCGGCCCTGGTCCGGCTCCTGCAAGGAAGTCGTGTTCCCCTCATTCGCACGATCGCCGATCCGCGTCCTCCGCAAAGAAATCCCATCAATTTCTGGCTACATCGTCACCATACCGACGGCGTTTTGTTCACGACTCAATCCTCACTGCGAAGGTACGAGAACACTTTCAATCAGTTTCCTTCGCGAGCAAAGGTTATTCTTCCCGGTTTTCGTGCACGGGATTTCTCCGATGAAATCAAGCCCTCGGGGCTTCGCCAGCGGCTCGGATTGAAGGAAACCGATCTTCTTGCCGGCGTGATCGCCCGCATGTCGCCCGAGAAGGGACAGGAAGTGCTGTTGGAAGCGCTGTCACTTCTGGAGCCGAGCGAACGCGAATCCGTCTTTGTCGTGATCGCCGGAGAAGATTCGCGAGAACGTGGTCACCGCGATTTGCAGGCGCTGGCTGAGCGGTTCGGGGTCCACCGCCGGATTCAATTCCTCGGCAAACTGGACGACGTCCGTCCCACGATGGCGGAACTGGACGTGGGAATCATTACCTCCACTCGAAGCGAAGCGATTTGCCGAGTGGGGCTCGAGTACATGAGTTTCGGAAAGCCCGTTATTACCAGTGACGTGAACATTCTGCCCGAAGTTGTGCAGGACGGCGTGAGCGGATGGACGTTTCGGAATCGAGACGCACATGGCTTGGCGAAATGCCTCCGCGATTGCCTGCACCACCCCGACAAGCGACGCAGCTACGGTGAGCGAGGCCGTGAGATCGTACGGGGAGCGCTGCATCTCGACCACGAGGTGGAAGAAACTCTTGCCTTCTATCAGGAAGTGATGGCCGCGAAACGGCGAACGGTTTGA
- a CDS encoding glycosyltransferase family 9 protein translates to MKSPTHPRHIVAVLFRRVGDSLMATPALRAVKECFPEVRFQVVCEQHVMRVFEGNGAIDDIVTISSPPSVRQQLRAIRAYGRPDVVLDFLSDPRSAIACFLSGARQRIGFAYPGRRWAYTRVVSLQDPVHPVYSVEHKLSLAQTLGCGSTLIQTDFSLNEADRHFAQEQWRRRNWDDTTRVAVFFIHSRRVYKRWPVERFRELVDRVTAERLARPLILATPGDQEAISALQRRGILPSESFLAVDDIGRLGAVLKRCRILIGNDGGPKHIAVALDVPTLTIFGKESVEFWTPPHSSRHVALNADRRRGDLWVSTSDVFEALQKMLDSTANP, encoded by the coding sequence ATGAAGTCGCCCACTCACCCGCGTCACATTGTAGCCGTGCTGTTTCGCCGCGTCGGCGACAGTCTCATGGCGACGCCCGCTCTACGCGCCGTTAAAGAGTGCTTTCCGGAAGTGCGTTTCCAGGTTGTCTGCGAGCAGCACGTCATGCGAGTATTTGAAGGAAACGGCGCGATTGATGACATCGTCACGATCTCATCACCGCCATCGGTCCGGCAACAGCTGCGGGCGATCCGCGCCTACGGACGTCCCGACGTTGTCCTGGATTTTCTTTCCGATCCGCGCAGTGCCATAGCCTGTTTTCTGAGTGGTGCGCGGCAGCGAATCGGTTTCGCATATCCCGGCCGCCGTTGGGCGTATACCAGAGTGGTTTCGTTGCAGGACCCCGTCCATCCCGTCTACAGCGTTGAACACAAATTGAGTTTGGCTCAGACTCTGGGATGCGGGTCCACTCTTATACAGACGGATTTTTCTCTGAATGAAGCCGATCGTCATTTTGCACAAGAACAGTGGAGACGACGCAACTGGGACGATACCACTCGAGTGGCGGTGTTTTTCATCCATAGCCGTCGCGTATATAAGCGCTGGCCCGTCGAGCGGTTTCGTGAACTCGTAGACCGCGTCACAGCGGAAAGGCTCGCCCGTCCGCTGATTCTGGCGACCCCCGGTGATCAGGAAGCGATCTCGGCGTTGCAGCGTCGTGGGATTCTGCCTTCCGAAAGCTTTCTCGCCGTGGACGACATCGGCCGGCTGGGAGCGGTTCTCAAACGTTGCCGGATCCTGATTGGCAATGACGGCGGACCGAAACACATTGCCGTTGCGCTCGACGTTCCCACGCTAACGATCTTCGGCAAAGAGTCCGTCGAATTCTGGACACCTCCGCACTCAAGTCGTCACGTGGCGCTGAATGCAGATCGTAGGCGCGGAGATTTGTGGGTGTCAACGTCAGACGTTTTTGAAGCTCTGCAGAAGATGCTGGACTCGACGGCGAATCCATGA
- a CDS encoding bifunctional metallophosphatase/5'-nucleotidase gives MRRWILAGLVMCCGLGCRSKPQDITIFHTNDIHGHFAAEPIERQGQTPAVGGMSALGWYLDSLRQLHPNSLYLDAGDLVTGNPVCNMEFDGVEGGALLEMLDRCKLDAMTLGNHEFDLGADHLRRFVRASPFPILCSNLYERSADSLLGSPSQVFKVGLTRVGVIGVLMDALAGSVSKSAMEPFRVADAAMSAQEQIDRLDAETDLLILLTHIGVEGDSILATRIRNADVIVGGHSHTRIESPRVVNNVLIVQAGSYCKELGQLDLEVANDAIVKYDGRLIPLVESNAARQTFVGLFADSIMQAIRRQYGQVIGDLGQSWATSYHTGSNVGNWVCDRLRERYSSDVAFVNAGGIRADLPGGPITMLDVLEMLPFTNAVVTFSVKGSELLKTAGEQIRAQALHAHGALEMSGMTISYSSRIDGPELRNVRIGGHPLEASRTYRVVTIDYVAFAQWNRYLGFEPHDVEITGEQISTVIGEEIRRAPQPIVADNAPRLKEVQ, from the coding sequence TTGAGGCGATGGATTCTTGCGGGTCTCGTGATGTGCTGCGGATTAGGCTGTCGGTCGAAGCCTCAGGACATCACGATTTTTCACACGAATGACATTCATGGACATTTCGCGGCCGAGCCGATCGAACGGCAGGGACAAACTCCGGCAGTCGGCGGCATGTCCGCCTTGGGTTGGTATCTGGACAGCCTTCGGCAACTCCATCCGAACTCGCTCTATCTCGACGCGGGCGATCTTGTGACCGGCAATCCGGTCTGCAACATGGAGTTTGACGGCGTGGAAGGCGGAGCGCTTCTCGAAATGCTGGACCGGTGCAAGTTGGATGCGATGACACTCGGTAATCACGAATTCGATCTTGGAGCCGACCACCTTCGGAGATTCGTTCGCGCTTCGCCCTTTCCGATTCTTTGTTCCAACTTGTACGAGCGATCCGCTGACAGCCTGCTCGGGTCTCCTTCGCAGGTGTTCAAGGTCGGTCTGACGCGCGTGGGCGTGATCGGAGTGTTGATGGATGCGCTTGCCGGCTCCGTATCGAAGTCGGCGATGGAGCCGTTTCGAGTTGCAGACGCCGCGATGTCAGCACAAGAACAGATTGACCGGCTCGATGCGGAAACGGATCTCCTTATTTTGTTGACGCACATCGGAGTCGAGGGCGACAGCATTCTGGCGACCCGCATTCGCAACGCCGACGTAATTGTGGGCGGTCACAGCCACACCCGGATCGAGTCTCCTCGCGTTGTAAATAACGTGCTGATCGTACAGGCTGGTTCCTACTGCAAGGAGCTCGGCCAGCTTGATCTCGAGGTTGCGAATGATGCCATTGTCAAATACGACGGACGTCTGATCCCGCTTGTCGAATCGAATGCGGCGCGACAAACGTTCGTGGGGCTATTCGCGGACAGCATCATGCAAGCCATCCGGCGGCAGTACGGCCAGGTCATCGGTGATCTGGGGCAATCGTGGGCGACCAGCTATCATACGGGAAGTAACGTCGGAAACTGGGTCTGCGATCGCCTGCGAGAGCGGTACTCGTCCGACGTGGCTTTCGTGAACGCCGGAGGAATTCGCGCTGATCTTCCCGGCGGTCCGATCACCATGCTCGACGTGCTCGAGATGTTGCCGTTCACGAATGCCGTGGTCACGTTCAGCGTAAAGGGATCAGAGCTTCTGAAGACGGCCGGCGAACAGATTCGCGCTCAAGCCCTTCATGCGCACGGCGCGCTCGAAATGTCGGGAATGACGATTTCATATTCGTCACGAATTGACGGGCCTGAGTTACGGAACGTGCGAATCGGCGGACACCCGCTGGAAGCGAGCCGCACGTATCGCGTCGTCACCATTGACTATGTAGCCTTTGCGCAATGGAATCGTTATCTCGGATTCGAGCCGCACGACGTGGAAATCACCGGTGAGCAAATCAGTACCGTAATTGGCGAAGAGATTCGGCGCGCTCCGCAGCCAATCGTCGCCGATAATGCCCCTCGACTGAAGGAGGTCCAGTGA
- a CDS encoding arsenate reductase ArsC — MNRKPRVLVVCTGNSMRSQLAEAVLRDELGERIDVVSAGTHPTSVHPLTLGALKEAGLDTSQCRPKSVFEFAEQEFDLVVTLCDSAHLICPHFPHARKVIHRGYGDPIRDVGSHDARAVFAQLRDKMRIELTELVATELKIRRDAS; from the coding sequence GTGAATCGCAAGCCGCGCGTCTTAGTCGTCTGCACGGGGAACTCGATGCGAAGTCAGCTTGCCGAAGCGGTTCTCCGAGATGAACTCGGCGAGCGTATTGACGTCGTTTCGGCGGGTACTCACCCGACGTCTGTTCATCCTCTGACTCTGGGCGCTCTCAAGGAGGCGGGTCTCGACACGTCCCAGTGCCGTCCGAAAAGCGTATTCGAATTCGCTGAGCAGGAATTCGATCTGGTTGTCACGCTATGCGACAGCGCTCACCTAATCTGTCCACACTTTCCTCACGCCCGCAAGGTCATTCATCGAGGCTACGGCGATCCGATCCGTGATGTGGGAAGCCACGATGCGCGAGCGGTGTTTGCGCAACTGCGTGACAAGATGCGGATTGAACTCACCGAGTTGGTTGCCACGGAATTGAAGATTCGGCGCGACGCGAGCTAA